The proteins below come from a single Candidatus Hydrogenedentota bacterium genomic window:
- a CDS encoding 2-hydroxyacid dehydrogenase: MRVAVFSTSTHDEAPFSEANSRYGHALTFLRSPLNSETAPIAKGFPCVCVSAGDEADARVIQTLVSGGTRLLALRTPEVSRVDLEAAWGGGIVVVRTPGYSPHSIAEHTLALVLALSRRIPRACERVKDGNPSQEGLVGFDLNEKTVGIIGTGSIGRAVARMFEGFGCNVLGCDLIPNLLFEAHGAYVAFDELLAQSDIVTLHCPLTADTRHMIGRKAIKEMKDGVMLVNTSHGALLSPTAILEGLKSGRIGYLGLDLYEEEDEFHGVERATATTFQDVMPKLMSFSNVIVTSHQGYLSQASLAYLAAATLENITEFERTGRCHNAVMRAISDYSPRLHAAG, encoded by the coding sequence GCCCCTTTTTCGGAAGCCAATAGCAGATATGGCCACGCTCTGACCTTCCTGCGATCGCCGCTCAACTCCGAGACCGCACCGATCGCGAAGGGATTTCCATGTGTCTGCGTTTCCGCGGGAGACGAAGCTGATGCGCGCGTCATACAAACGCTTGTGTCCGGCGGCACACGGCTCCTGGCGCTTCGTACTCCCGAAGTTAGCCGCGTCGATCTGGAGGCGGCGTGGGGAGGCGGTATCGTGGTGGTGCGGACACCGGGGTATTCGCCACATTCTATCGCGGAGCACACCCTCGCCCTCGTTTTAGCGTTGAGCCGCCGAATTCCGCGCGCGTGTGAGCGCGTGAAGGATGGCAATCCCTCGCAAGAGGGACTCGTAGGGTTTGACCTCAACGAGAAGACGGTCGGAATCATTGGGACCGGCTCCATCGGAAGGGCCGTCGCGCGCATGTTTGAGGGGTTCGGCTGCAATGTTCTTGGCTGTGACCTCATTCCTAATCTGCTGTTCGAGGCCCATGGCGCCTATGTCGCGTTTGACGAGTTGCTTGCCCAGTCCGATATCGTAACGTTGCATTGTCCGTTGACCGCCGACACCCGTCACATGATCGGGCGCAAAGCCATCAAGGAGATGAAGGACGGCGTGATGCTCGTTAACACGTCTCATGGCGCGTTGCTCAGTCCGACGGCGATTCTGGAGGGGCTCAAGAGTGGCCGGATCGGCTATTTGGGCTTGGACCTGTATGAAGAGGAAGATGAGTTTCACGGGGTGGAACGAGCGACAGCAACGACGTTTCAGGACGTGATGCCGAAGTTGATGTCCTTTTCAAACGTGATCGTCACGAGCCATCAAGGGTATCTTTCGCAAGCGTCTTTGGCGTATTTGGCCGCGGCAACACTGGAGAACATTACCGAGTTTGAGCGGACGGGACGTTGTCACAATGCGGTGATGCGTGCCATTTCCGACTATTCTCCTCGGTTGCACGCGGCAGGCTAG